From Rahnella aceris, a single genomic window includes:
- the proC gene encoding pyrroline-5-carboxylate reductase — MQHRKISFIGAGNMAGAIISGLVESGYPANLISVCAPSTTHRDALADKYGVQSSSDNSGCAKEADVVVLSVKPQMMADVCKALQKDVDFSDKLVLSIAAGVSVARFCELLGDNLNIVRIMPNTPSLVGKGMSGLYAPSQVSQADRDYSGELMTAVGKICWVDTEEGINHVIAAAGSAPAYFFLFMEAMQAEAQRLGFSAETARMLVEQAASGASALVAASPDTPLSQLRENVTSKGGTTFEALKVFTDRKLPEIVSEAMQAAITRAQEMEKLF; from the coding sequence ATGCAACATCGCAAAATCAGTTTTATCGGCGCTGGTAATATGGCGGGCGCAATTATTTCCGGCCTGGTCGAAAGCGGCTATCCGGCAAATCTCATCAGCGTTTGTGCCCCTTCCACCACGCATCGCGATGCGCTGGCTGATAAATATGGCGTGCAAAGCAGCAGCGATAACAGCGGCTGTGCAAAGGAGGCGGATGTCGTTGTTTTGTCGGTAAAACCGCAAATGATGGCCGATGTGTGTAAAGCACTGCAAAAAGACGTGGATTTTAGCGACAAGCTGGTACTGTCGATTGCCGCAGGCGTCAGTGTGGCGCGCTTCTGCGAGTTGCTGGGCGATAATCTGAACATCGTGCGTATCATGCCGAACACGCCATCTCTGGTCGGGAAAGGCATGAGTGGCCTGTACGCACCTTCTCAGGTTTCTCAGGCAGACCGTGATTACAGCGGCGAACTGATGACCGCCGTCGGGAAAATTTGCTGGGTCGATACCGAAGAAGGTATCAACCACGTAATTGCCGCCGCAGGCAGCGCCCCGGCGTATTTCTTCCTGTTTATGGAAGCAATGCAGGCTGAAGCGCAACGTCTGGGTTTCAGCGCTGAAACCGCACGGATGCTGGTTGAGCAAGCCGCCAGCGGCGCCAGTGCTTTAGTCGCCGCCAGTCCGGACACGCCATTGTCACAACTTCGTGAGAATGTGACGTCCAAAGGCGGCACGACGTTTGAAGCTCTGAAGGTTTTCACCGACCGTAAATTACCGGAGATTGTCTCCGAGGCCATGCAGGCCGCCATTACCCGCGCGCAGGAAATGGAAAAACTGTTCTAA
- a CDS encoding XTP/dITP diphosphatase — protein sequence MQKVVLATGNAGKVRELAHLLASFGLDVVAQTELGVESAEETGLTFIENAILKARHAAAVTGLPAIADDSGLAVDFLGGAPGIYSARYAGADASDQQNLDKLLVALKDVPQGQRDAQFHCVLVYMRHAEDPTPLVCHGSWAGEITFAEAGEGGFGYDPIFYVPALGKTAAELTREEKSAVSHRGQALKLLLAAMKEAVQKNA from the coding sequence ATGCAGAAAGTCGTATTAGCTACCGGCAACGCCGGTAAAGTGCGTGAGCTCGCACATCTTCTGGCCAGTTTCGGGCTGGACGTGGTCGCACAAACGGAACTCGGTGTTGAATCTGCCGAAGAAACCGGGCTGACGTTCATTGAGAACGCCATCCTGAAGGCCCGCCATGCGGCAGCGGTCACCGGTTTGCCAGCCATTGCTGATGATTCAGGTCTGGCGGTGGATTTTCTCGGCGGCGCGCCGGGGATTTACTCCGCACGCTACGCAGGCGCTGATGCCAGCGATCAGCAAAACCTCGATAAACTGCTGGTGGCGCTGAAAGACGTGCCACAGGGTCAGCGCGATGCGCAGTTCCATTGTGTGCTGGTGTATATGCGCCACGCTGAAGACCCGACGCCGCTGGTGTGTCACGGCAGTTGGGCTGGTGAGATTACCTTTGCCGAAGCAGGCGAAGGCGGCTTCGGTTATGACCCGATTTTTTATGTTCCTGCGCTGGGCAAGACCGCCGCAGAACTGACCCGTGAAGAAAAAAGTGCGGTCTCGCACCGTGGACAGGCACTGAAACTATTGCTTGCCGCGATGAAAGAGGCTGTACAGAAGAATGCGTAA
- a CDS encoding YggT family protein encodes MLTLTFLVKTLIDLYVMVLLLRIWMQWARTDFYNPFSQFVVKITQPIIGPLRRIIPPLGPIDSASLLLAFILCTIKFPLLLLIQSGAIFFGLSSLLIGLIGLVKAAGYLVFWLVIIRSLMSWVSQGRGPMDYLLMQLTEPLMAPIRRILPAMGGIDFSAMVVILILYMLNYLGMDLLGALWFQL; translated from the coding sequence ATGTTAACGCTGACGTTTCTGGTTAAAACCCTCATAGATCTCTACGTGATGGTTCTGCTACTGCGCATCTGGATGCAATGGGCACGTACAGATTTTTATAACCCGTTTTCACAGTTCGTGGTGAAAATTACTCAGCCCATTATCGGACCACTTCGCCGGATTATTCCGCCGCTGGGCCCGATTGACAGCGCGAGTTTGCTGCTGGCGTTTATCCTTTGCACCATCAAATTCCCGCTGCTGTTGCTTATTCAAAGCGGCGCTATTTTCTTTGGTCTGAGCAGCCTGCTGATTGGCCTGATAGGGCTGGTTAAAGCCGCCGGTTATCTGGTGTTCTGGCTGGTGATTATCCGCTCGCTGATGAGCTGGGTGAGCCAGGGCCGCGGGCCGATGGATTATCTGCTGATGCAGCTGACTGAGCCGCTGATGGCGCCAATCCGTCGTATTCTTCCGGCGATGGGCGGCATCGATTTCTCGGCGATGGTGGTGATCCTTATCCTCTATATGCTGAATTATCTGGGGATGGATCTGCTGGGTGCGTTGTGGTTCCAGCTTTAA
- the gshB gene encoding glutathione synthase: MIKLGIVMDPISSINIKKDTSFAMLLEAQSRGYELHYMEMNSLYLRGGEGRATTKKLSVKQDYDGWYEFGTEQDIALQELDVILMRKDPPFDTEFIYATYILERAEEKGTLIVNKPQSLRDCNEKLFTAWFPELTPDTLVTRNAAQLKAFHKEHTDVILKPLDGMGGASIFRLKPEDANVSVVIETLTEHGSRFCMAQNYLPAIKDGDKRVLVVDGEPVPYCLARIPAQGETRGNLAAGGRGEARPLSESDWAIARTVAPILKQKGLIFVGLDIIGDRLTEINVTSPTCAREIEAAFPISITSMLMDAIEKRLASR, encoded by the coding sequence ATGATTAAGCTTGGCATCGTGATGGATCCGATCTCTTCCATCAACATTAAAAAAGACACCAGTTTCGCTATGTTGCTGGAAGCGCAGAGTCGTGGTTACGAACTGCATTACATGGAAATGAATTCCCTGTATCTGCGCGGCGGCGAAGGCCGTGCGACCACCAAAAAACTCAGCGTGAAGCAGGATTACGATGGCTGGTATGAGTTTGGCACAGAGCAGGATATCGCCCTGCAGGAACTGGACGTGATCCTGATGCGTAAGGATCCGCCGTTCGATACCGAATTCATTTATGCCACTTACATCCTCGAACGTGCCGAAGAAAAAGGCACGCTGATCGTCAATAAACCGCAGAGCCTGCGCGACTGTAACGAGAAGCTGTTCACCGCGTGGTTCCCTGAACTGACGCCAGATACGCTGGTTACCCGCAATGCAGCGCAGTTGAAAGCGTTCCATAAAGAACACACTGACGTGATCCTCAAGCCACTCGATGGCATGGGTGGCGCTTCCATTTTCCGTCTGAAACCTGAAGATGCCAACGTCTCCGTCGTTATCGAAACACTGACCGAACACGGCAGCCGTTTCTGTATGGCACAAAACTACCTGCCAGCCATCAAGGACGGTGACAAACGCGTTCTGGTGGTCGACGGCGAACCGGTGCCTTACTGCCTGGCGCGTATTCCGGCGCAGGGTGAAACCCGCGGTAATCTGGCTGCCGGAGGCCGTGGCGAAGCCCGTCCGCTGAGCGAAAGTGACTGGGCAATTGCCCGTACCGTTGCGCCAATCCTCAAGCAAAAAGGCCTGATTTTTGTCGGTCTGGATATTATCGGCGATCGTCTGACGGAAATTAACGTCACCAGCCCGACCTGTGCACGTGAAATCGAAGCCGCCTTCCCGATTTCCATCACCAGCATGCTGATGGACGCCATCGAGAAACGTCTGGCTTCACGATAA
- the endA gene encoding deoxyribonuclease I, which translates to MFHKTFLSFLFISALTPLSAFSQSGNAINNFSQAKAAAVKINQGAPTFYCGCDISWQGKKGTPDLQSCGYAVRKSEQRASRIEWEHVVPAWQFGHQMQCWQDGGRKNCAKSADYRKVETDLHNLEPAIGEVNGDRNNFMYSQWNGGEGQYGSCEMKIDFKAKAAEPPARARGAIARTYFYMRDQYKLNLSRQQTQLFTAWDRQYPVTSWECERDNRIARVQGNHNPYVQQACVQRKS; encoded by the coding sequence ATGTTTCATAAAACGTTCTTATCTTTTCTGTTTATCAGTGCGCTGACACCGCTGAGCGCCTTCAGCCAGTCCGGCAACGCCATCAATAACTTCAGTCAGGCCAAAGCCGCTGCCGTGAAAATCAATCAGGGCGCGCCAACATTTTACTGCGGCTGCGATATCAGCTGGCAGGGGAAAAAAGGCACGCCGGATCTGCAATCCTGCGGTTACGCGGTACGTAAAAGTGAACAGCGCGCCAGCCGGATCGAATGGGAACATGTGGTTCCCGCGTGGCAGTTCGGCCACCAGATGCAATGCTGGCAGGATGGCGGGCGCAAAAATTGCGCGAAAAGCGCCGACTATCGCAAGGTTGAAACTGACCTGCACAACCTTGAACCGGCCATCGGTGAAGTGAACGGCGACCGCAATAATTTCATGTACAGCCAGTGGAACGGTGGCGAAGGTCAGTATGGCAGCTGTGAAATGAAAATCGACTTCAAAGCCAAAGCCGCCGAGCCGCCAGCCCGCGCCCGTGGGGCCATTGCGCGCACTTACTTCTACATGCGTGACCAGTACAAACTGAATTTATCCCGCCAGCAGACACAGTTGTTTACCGCCTGGGATCGCCAGTATCCGGTCACTTCATGGGAATGTGAACGCGATAACCGCATTGCCAGGGTACAGGGGAATCACAACCCTTACGTTCAGCAGGCTTGCGTGCAAAGAAAAAGCTAA
- a CDS encoding YqgE/AlgH family protein, producing the protein MNLQHHFLIAMPGLDEPQFKRSVVYICEHNEDGAMGLVINKLVDDFTIESVLDKLDITPEPRDLSIRLDRPVFSGGPLADDRGFILHTPREGFGSSIRISDCTMITTSKDVLETLGTPDQPKDVLVALGYAAWEQGQLEKELLENSWLTIEASSDILFRTPIADRWREAAKMIGVDVGQLATHAGHA; encoded by the coding sequence ATGAATCTACAACATCACTTTCTTATTGCGATGCCTGGCCTGGATGAACCCCAGTTCAAACGTTCGGTCGTGTACATCTGCGAACACAATGAAGACGGCGCCATGGGGCTGGTGATTAACAAACTGGTCGACGATTTCACCATTGAAAGCGTACTCGACAAACTCGACATCACCCCCGAACCCCGTGACCTGAGTATTCGTCTTGATCGCCCGGTTTTTTCCGGGGGGCCGCTGGCAGACGATCGCGGTTTCATTTTGCATACGCCGCGCGAAGGTTTTGGCTCCAGCATCCGCATCTCTGACTGCACGATGATCACCACCTCGAAAGACGTGCTGGAAACGCTGGGCACGCCCGATCAGCCAAAAGATGTGCTGGTGGCACTGGGTTATGCCGCATGGGAACAGGGCCAGCTTGAAAAAGAATTACTGGAAAACTCGTGGCTGACCATTGAAGCCAGCAGCGATATTTTGTTCCGCACCCCCATTGCTGACCGCTGGCGCGAAGCAGCGAAAATGATCGGCGTTGACGTCGGACAGCTCGCCACCCATGCGGGGCACGCATAA
- a CDS encoding sugar porter family MFS transporter → MNNSTSTKGKRSNKSVTFFVCFLAALAGLLFGLDIGVIAGALPFISHDFQITNHQQEWVVSSMMFGAAVGAVGSGWLNFRLGRKFSLMIGAVLFVVGSLCSAFAPNTEVLIVARVLLGLAVGIASYTAPIYLSEIAPEKIRGSMISMYQLMITIGILAAYLSDTAFSYTGAWRWMLGIITIPALLLLVGVFFLPDSPRWLAARGDDGKARRVLEKLRDSSEQAKHELDEIRESLKVKQSGWGLFVNNKNFRRAVYLGVLLQVMQQFTGMNVIMYYAPKIFGIAGFASTSQQMWGTVIVGLVNVLATFIAIGLVDRWGRKPTLKLGFLVMAVGMGVLGTMLHIGVESDAAKYFSIAMLLMFIVGFAMSAGPLIWVLCSEIQPLKGRDFGITVSTATNWIANMIVGATFLTMLDSLGNANTFWVYAALNVVFIFITIALIPETKNVSLEHIERNLMKGEALRDIGK, encoded by the coding sequence ATGAACAACTCAACTTCGACCAAAGGAAAACGCTCGAACAAAAGCGTCACTTTCTTTGTCTGTTTTCTTGCTGCACTTGCCGGACTGCTGTTCGGCTTAGATATCGGCGTCATCGCGGGCGCCCTGCCCTTTATCAGCCATGACTTCCAGATTACTAACCACCAACAGGAATGGGTTGTCAGCTCCATGATGTTTGGTGCCGCCGTCGGTGCTGTCGGCAGTGGCTGGCTGAACTTCCGTCTGGGACGTAAATTCAGCCTGATGATCGGCGCAGTTCTGTTCGTTGTCGGCTCCCTGTGTTCCGCCTTTGCACCCAACACAGAAGTGCTGATTGTTGCCCGTGTTCTGCTGGGTCTGGCTGTCGGTATTGCCTCTTACACCGCACCGATTTACCTGTCAGAAATCGCACCGGAAAAAATCCGCGGCAGCATGATTTCCATGTACCAGTTGATGATCACCATCGGTATTCTGGCCGCATACCTGTCGGATACCGCGTTCAGCTACACCGGTGCATGGCGCTGGATGCTGGGCATCATCACCATTCCGGCATTGCTGTTGCTGGTTGGCGTCTTCTTTCTGCCGGACAGCCCGCGCTGGCTGGCCGCTCGTGGCGATGACGGTAAAGCACGCCGCGTACTGGAAAAACTGCGTGATTCCAGTGAGCAGGCAAAACATGAACTGGATGAAATCCGTGAAAGTCTGAAAGTAAAACAAAGCGGCTGGGGTTTGTTCGTTAATAACAAAAACTTCCGTCGTGCGGTTTACCTCGGCGTTCTGTTGCAGGTCATGCAGCAGTTCACCGGTATGAACGTCATCATGTACTACGCACCAAAAATCTTCGGCATCGCCGGTTTCGCCAGCACCTCTCAACAGATGTGGGGCACGGTGATCGTCGGGCTGGTTAACGTTCTGGCGACGTTCATCGCCATCGGTCTGGTTGACCGCTGGGGCCGTAAACCTACGCTGAAACTGGGCTTCCTGGTGATGGCAGTCGGTATGGGTGTGCTGGGTACTATGCTGCATATCGGTGTCGAATCCGATGCGGCGAAATACTTCTCCATTGCCATGCTGCTGATGTTCATCGTTGGTTTTGCGATGAGTGCTGGTCCGCTGATTTGGGTACTGTGTTCTGAAATTCAGCCGCTGAAAGGCCGCGATTTTGGTATCACCGTGTCTACTGCGACCAACTGGATCGCCAACATGATTGTCGGCGCAACCTTCCTGACCATGCTCGACAGCCTCGGCAATGCCAATACCTTCTGGGTGTACGCCGCGCTGAACGTGGTCTTCATCTTCATCACTATTGCGCTGATCCCTGAGACCAAAAACGTCTCACTGGAACACATCGAACGCAACCTGATGAAAGGTGAAGCCCTGCGCGACATCGGTAAGTAA
- the rsmE gene encoding 16S rRNA (uracil(1498)-N(3))-methyltransferase: MRIPRIYHPEILTAHSEIALSEDAANHVGRVLRMQPGQAIQLFDGSNQVFEASITQVDKKSVRVSLNQGVLADNESPLNLHLGQVISRGEKMEFTIQKSIELGVNTITPLFSERCGVKLDGERLEKKLQQWQKIAIAACEQCGRNRIPEIRPAMQLEAWCNEQDDSLKLNLHPRASHSINTLPLPVSHVRLLIGPEGGLSAEEIAMTSGYGFTDILLGPRVLRTETTALTAITALQVRFGDLG; the protein is encoded by the coding sequence ATGCGCATACCCCGCATTTATCATCCGGAAATCCTGACCGCTCACAGCGAGATTGCGCTGAGCGAAGATGCCGCCAATCACGTCGGGCGCGTTCTGCGTATGCAGCCGGGTCAGGCGATTCAGTTATTTGACGGCAGCAACCAGGTCTTCGAAGCCAGCATCACGCAGGTTGATAAGAAAAGTGTGCGTGTCAGCCTGAATCAGGGCGTGCTGGCGGATAATGAATCCCCGCTGAATCTGCATCTTGGTCAGGTGATCTCGCGTGGCGAGAAGATGGAATTCACCATTCAGAAATCTATTGAGCTGGGCGTGAATACGATTACTCCGCTGTTTTCCGAGCGCTGTGGCGTCAAACTTGACGGCGAACGTCTGGAGAAAAAATTGCAGCAGTGGCAGAAAATCGCCATTGCCGCCTGCGAACAGTGCGGACGTAACCGTATCCCTGAAATTCGTCCGGCGATGCAGCTCGAAGCCTGGTGCAACGAGCAGGACGACAGCCTGAAGCTGAACCTGCACCCGCGCGCCAGCCACAGCATTAACACCCTGCCGCTGCCGGTAAGCCATGTCCGCCTGCTGATCGGTCCGGAAGGCGGTTTATCCGCTGAAGAAATTGCAATGACCTCCGGCTACGGATTTACTGATATCCTGCTGGGACCCCGTGTTCTGCGTACAGAAACCACAGCACTCACCGCGATTACAGCCTTACAGGTTCGTTTCGGCGATCTGGGTTAA
- a CDS encoding YggS family pyridoxal phosphate-dependent enzyme, whose product MSLSQQNAIEQNLQNVREKIAAAAQHCGRSPEEITLLAVSKTKPASAVEEAIAAGQLAFGENYVQEGVDKIAHFAGHQPALTWHFIGPLQSNKSRLVAENFDWCHTIDRLKIAQRLNEQRPAGLAPLQVLIQVNISDEASKSGIAVGDIAELARQIMAMPRLILRGLMAIPAVETDHARQLEVFGKMRDALKDLQNICPQADTLSMGMTDDMPAAIAAGSTMVRIGTAIFGARDYSIKQ is encoded by the coding sequence ATGAGCCTTAGTCAGCAAAACGCTATTGAGCAGAACTTACAGAATGTCCGCGAGAAAATCGCAGCCGCTGCACAACATTGCGGCAGGTCTCCAGAAGAAATTACCTTGCTTGCAGTCAGCAAAACAAAACCTGCGAGCGCTGTCGAAGAAGCGATTGCCGCCGGGCAGTTAGCGTTCGGCGAAAACTACGTGCAGGAAGGCGTGGATAAGATTGCCCACTTTGCCGGACATCAGCCTGCGCTGACCTGGCATTTCATCGGGCCATTGCAGTCGAATAAAAGCCGCCTGGTGGCGGAGAACTTTGACTGGTGCCATACCATTGACCGCCTGAAAATCGCCCAGCGGCTGAACGAACAACGTCCGGCCGGTTTAGCGCCTTTACAGGTGCTGATTCAGGTCAACATCAGCGATGAGGCCAGTAAATCCGGCATTGCAGTGGGCGATATCGCAGAACTGGCCCGACAGATTATGGCGATGCCCCGCCTGATACTGCGCGGCCTGATGGCGATTCCGGCAGTGGAAACGGATCACGCGCGACAGCTTGAGGTCTTCGGCAAGATGCGGGATGCGCTGAAAGATTTACAAAATATTTGTCCGCAGGCCGATACGCTGTCGATGGGTATGACCGATGATATGCCTGCGGCAATTGCGGCTGGCAGCACGATGGTTCGCATCGGGACCGCCATTTTCGGTGCCCGTGATTACAGCATAAAACAGTAA
- a CDS encoding type IV pilus twitching motility protein PilT yields MDIDGLVGRSVKQNASDLHLCTGYPPVLRIDGELCRCEDLPVVEASQMLGLIHAWLDANEQHTLQLAGQVDKALTLGDGVRMRLNIFQQLHGLSAALRPVPARCPELAALRVPDILQHVIMQEDGLILVTGATGSGKSTTLAALIDHLNRHAKRHIITLEDPIELIHTGRHCLIQQRELGLHTRSFGEAVRGALREDPDVLLLGELRDTDSIRLALTAAETGHLVLATLHTRNATQAIDRLVDVFPAEEKAFVRAQLAGSLRAVIAQKLAVTEEKDGRKAGRVALFEVLTSTPAVCNLIREGKTHQLADILQTGAQAGMQTFAQSRQQRQRAGLLAEDQD; encoded by the coding sequence ATGGATATTGATGGATTAGTGGGACGTAGTGTAAAGCAAAATGCCTCCGATCTGCACCTTTGTACCGGCTATCCGCCTGTGTTGCGCATTGACGGGGAATTATGTCGCTGTGAAGATCTGCCGGTGGTGGAGGCTTCGCAGATGCTGGGGCTGATCCATGCGTGGCTGGATGCCAATGAACAACATACTTTGCAGCTGGCCGGACAGGTGGATAAAGCGCTGACATTGGGTGATGGCGTGCGGATGCGGCTCAATATCTTTCAGCAACTGCACGGGTTGTCTGCGGCGCTGAGACCGGTGCCTGCCCGTTGCCCCGAGCTGGCTGCATTGAGGGTGCCGGATATCTTGCAGCATGTGATTATGCAGGAAGACGGCCTGATTTTGGTCACCGGCGCGACGGGCAGCGGGAAATCCACCACGCTGGCGGCGCTGATTGATCATCTCAACCGCCATGCGAAGCGCCATATTATTACGCTGGAAGACCCCATTGAGCTTATCCATACTGGCAGGCACTGTCTGATTCAGCAGCGCGAACTCGGGCTGCATACGCGTTCATTTGGTGAAGCGGTGCGCGGTGCTCTGCGTGAAGATCCGGATGTATTGTTACTGGGCGAACTGCGTGACACTGACAGTATCCGGCTGGCGCTGACGGCGGCAGAAACCGGCCATCTGGTTCTCGCGACACTGCATACGCGCAACGCCACACAGGCCATTGACCGGCTGGTTGATGTGTTTCCGGCAGAAGAAAAAGCGTTTGTCCGCGCGCAACTGGCGGGTAGCCTGCGGGCCGTGATCGCGCAAAAACTGGCGGTGACTGAAGAAAAGGATGGGAGAAAAGCGGGAAGGGTAGCGCTTTTTGAAGTGCTGACCTCCACACCGGCGGTGTGCAATTTAATTCGTGAAGGGAAAACGCATCAGCTGGCGGATATCCTGCAAACCGGCGCGCAGGCCGGCATGCAGACGTTCGCACAAAGCCGTCAGCAGCGGCAACGTGCGGGATTACTGGCGGAAGATCAGGACTGA
- the yggU gene encoding DUF167 family protein YggU has translation MVPALSPAFWQSDALVLRLVIQPKASRDSLVGLHGDELKVAITAPPVDGQANTHLVKFLAKQFKVAKSQVSIEKGELGRHKQVRITHPQNIPTEVAVLLAE, from the coding sequence GTGGTTCCAGCTTTAAGCCCGGCGTTCTGGCAATCTGATGCGCTGGTTTTGCGGCTGGTTATCCAGCCCAAAGCCAGCCGCGACAGCCTGGTGGGTTTGCATGGCGACGAACTGAAAGTCGCCATCACCGCCCCGCCGGTTGATGGTCAGGCGAACACACATCTGGTGAAATTTCTCGCAAAACAGTTTAAAGTCGCCAAAAGTCAGGTCAGCATTGAAAAGGGCGAACTGGGCCGCCATAAACAAGTCCGCATTACACATCCGCAAAATATCCCGACTGAGGTCGCGGTACTGCTCGCAGAATAA
- the ruvX gene encoding Holliday junction resolvase RuvX, with protein MANRTVFAFDFGTKSIGLAIGQEVTGTARPLTSFKAQDGTPDWQKIEKLLKEWLPDLVVVGLPLNMDGTEQPLTARARKFANRLHGRFGVQVELHDERLSTVEARADLFDRGGFRALDKGSVDAASAVIILESWFEKQWSQS; from the coding sequence ATGGCAAACCGCACGGTTTTTGCTTTCGACTTCGGCACCAAAAGCATCGGTCTGGCTATTGGTCAGGAAGTCACCGGCACCGCCCGTCCGCTGACCTCGTTTAAAGCGCAGGACGGCACACCGGACTGGCAGAAAATTGAAAAACTGCTGAAAGAGTGGCTGCCGGATCTGGTGGTTGTCGGTTTGCCGCTGAACATGGACGGCACAGAACAACCCCTGACCGCCCGTGCGCGCAAATTTGCCAACCGTCTGCATGGCCGTTTTGGCGTTCAGGTTGAACTGCACGACGAACGCCTGAGTACCGTAGAAGCCCGCGCTGATTTGTTCGATCGCGGCGGTTTCCGTGCGCTGGATAAAGGCAGCGTGGATGCCGCTTCCGCCGTCATTATTCTGGAAAGCTGGTTCGAGAAACAGTGGAGTCAGTCCTGA
- a CDS encoding SprT family zinc-dependent metalloprotease, whose amino-acid sequence MKTSRLPIALQQAVMRCLREKLQMANQFFGTDYTEPEINYQQRGTSAGSAYLQHWQIRLNPVLLLENQQPFIDEVVPHELAHLLVYRRFGRAPAPHGKEWRWMMEHVLGVSASRTHKFEVASVQSKTYPYLCACRDHLLTVRRHNKVMRKESEYRCRHCGELLRFNANGITNC is encoded by the coding sequence ATGAAAACCTCACGTCTCCCCATCGCCCTGCAACAAGCCGTTATGCGCTGCCTGCGGGAAAAACTCCAGATGGCAAATCAGTTTTTTGGCACCGATTACACGGAGCCGGAAATCAACTATCAGCAACGCGGCACCAGCGCGGGAAGCGCGTATCTGCAACACTGGCAAATCCGCCTTAATCCGGTATTACTGCTGGAAAATCAGCAACCGTTTATCGATGAAGTGGTGCCACACGAGCTGGCCCATTTGCTGGTATACCGCCGTTTTGGTCGCGCTCCTGCACCGCACGGCAAAGAGTGGCGCTGGATGATGGAACATGTGCTGGGTGTCTCAGCGAGCAGAACCCACAAGTTCGAAGTGGCATCCGTGCAAAGTAAAACCTATCCGTATTTATGCGCCTGCCGCGACCACCTGTTGACCGTGCGACGCCACAATAAGGTGATGCGCAAGGAGTCGGAATACCGCTGCCGCCATTGCGGCGAACTGTTACGTTTTAACGCTAACGGCATCACTAATTGCTGA